In Streptomyces sp. HUAS ZL42, the DNA window ACTGCGAGGCGGTGCTGCGGCTGACCTCGGCGGCGACCGAGGTGATGCGGGAGCGAGGGCGCGGCGGAGTCGTCAATGTGGCCTCGGTGGCGGCGTTCGTGCCGCGCGGGACGTACGGCGCGTCCAAGGCGTGGGTCGTGCAGTTCACGCAGGGGGCGGCGCGCGATCTCGCGGGCAGCGGGGTGCGGCTGATGGCGCTGTGCCCGGGGTTCGTGCGGACGGAGTTCCACGAGCGGGCCGGGATGGGGACGGACAACATCCCGGGCTGGATGTGGCTGGACGCGGACAAGCTGGTGGCGTCGGCGCTGAACGATCTGGCGCGGGGCAAGTCGCTGTCGATCCCCGATCCGCGGTACAAGGCGCTGATGGGGCTGGTGAAGGTGACGCCGAGGGCGCTGCTGGGCGGGATCAGCTCCCGGACCGGGCGGAAGTACGGGCCGCAGTGAGGGTGGCGTCGCGCCGAGTGGTGCAGCCGTGCGGGCTGCACTGGTCCGGATGGCCTGTCGTCGGCAGACGGGGCCGGGTCTCGGGGCCGCTGCGGGAGCCGGTCAGGGACGGCACGCTCTGCCCGGCGCCCCGGTGCCGGACCGATCACCGCCGTGACCTGCGACGTCGCGAGGGCTGCCCCGGCTGCACCACTCGGCGCGACGCCATCGCAGTGAACCGTCCTCCGATCAGGTGACGTCGGCCCTCCGGTGGGAAAATGGGCGTGACCACAACCGGCACCCAGGGGGGCCTGGAGGCGGCGTCATGACCTTCGTACAGCTCATCGACTGCAAGACGAGTCGGCTCGACGAGATGAACCGGCTGATGGACACGTGGGTCGAACAGACCAAGGGGAAGCGGACCGCGACGCACACGGTGGTCGGCAAGGACAGGTCCGACGCGTCCCACGTCATCGAGATCGTGGAGTTCCCGTCGTACGAGGAGGCGATGCGGAACTCGAACCTCCCGGAGACCGACCGGATCTTCCAGGAGCTGGTCGCCCTGTGCGACGAGACACCGACGTTCACCGATCTGGACGTCGTGCGGGACGAGCAGTTGTACGCGGCCAACGCCCGGCGGTTCTTCGAGACGCTGGCCACGAAGGGCCGGCTGCCCGCGCTCGACGACCTGATCACCGAGGACTACCACGACCACGATCCGTCCAACGTGCAGGACGCCATCGGCATGGACGCGATACGGCGCGAGATGGAGATGTGGCGCAGCGGCTTCGACTTCTCGTTCACCGTCGAGGACCAGCTCGCCCAGGGCGACCGGGTGTGCACGCGTTGGACCTGGAACGCCACCCACAAGGGCGAGTTCATGGGCATTCCGGCCAGTGGGAAGCAGGTCTCGATGACCGGGACGACCATTCATCGCTGTGCCCTGGACGGGAAGATCGCCGAGGGCTGGTGGCAGTACGACCGGCTCGGGCTGATGGGGCAGCTCGGGGCGCTGGACGCGCTGGAGAGGTAGGACGCGCGAAGGCCCGGCACCCCCAGGGGGTGCCGGGCCTCACGTACGGCTCAGCGACTCACGTCAGTGGGCGTGACCGTGGCCGTGGCCCCCGGCGGCCGGCTCT includes these proteins:
- a CDS encoding ester cyclase, with product MTFVQLIDCKTSRLDEMNRLMDTWVEQTKGKRTATHTVVGKDRSDASHVIEIVEFPSYEEAMRNSNLPETDRIFQELVALCDETPTFTDLDVVRDEQLYAANARRFFETLATKGRLPALDDLITEDYHDHDPSNVQDAIGMDAIRREMEMWRSGFDFSFTVEDQLAQGDRVCTRWTWNATHKGEFMGIPASGKQVSMTGTTIHRCALDGKIAEGWWQYDRLGLMGQLGALDALER
- a CDS encoding SDR family NAD(P)-dependent oxidoreductase codes for the protein MTTALITGSTAGIGAAFARRLAADGHNLVLVARDTKRLREQATELHDRHGIEAEVLTADLATDDGIEAVAERLGNRKNPVDLLVNNAGFGNKGRYLDVAMADELKMLKVHCEAVLRLTSAATEVMRERGRGGVVNVASVAAFVPRGTYGASKAWVVQFTQGAARDLAGSGVRLMALCPGFVRTEFHERAGMGTDNIPGWMWLDADKLVASALNDLARGKSLSIPDPRYKALMGLVKVTPRALLGGISSRTGRKYGPQ